catagacaagctggaagtgaaagttcaaaatcaactcaaagcacccagcgagagggagcaggatacaacagaacaagttatgaagctcctagcagccctggcagcagctcagctcgaccagcaacatacaacagctgctcagaaagacctggtaaacagactccagtatgccgaacagctactagagaaagccaagctagacatcagaaacaagaactctgaaatcagtgctttgaaagaccaccttgaaaggtacagaactgaaatggacaatctgacccaacaactagatgataccaacgatgagctctacatggtcagaaaagaactccaaaatgcttacaagcacaaacaagagccaaggaaagagaaaactctcttagcctcatcactgctgagcagagcagagtcccacgtccaagaactggcatatgacgaaaggagcgaagggccacaacccaaaacctcacctgccttcgccacacaaccctttcctgccaacgaaagaaaacctcccgtccaaggccttgaagctgcacacgggatgaccatcaaagacctcaacaagctgtctaaaaacatcagcaggttcaacccgaactccacagagagccccgacatccaagcttacctgcgagatatcgaattccatctggaagtgagacctcatgtgactgacagagactggttatacctccttagagccacgtccagttccgaggtacgaaactttctagatcgacagcccattCAAACAAAGTCatactaccagcgacttcgtgaggtcctgattaaagagtttacagacccagagtctgaacagggactgttaactgccttggaaaccaaacaaggtcgtcaagagactccacaagcttattacaaccgactccgacaagcctacttcggtgcacacaacagccctgaccttgaagaggatgtgaacttcaaaaccctcttcctaaagaatctgcaccctggagtcagtcaccatctaggtgtcatggcctgtccgaactccatgaccatccaacagttgcgtgacctaacacagaaggcctataacaagcagaagttggcctcaaagaaaggtaacaaaacatccacactcttgaactctgtcaacaaagactcaagccttgcactggacgacacccagtggcatcacaacaccagagtcttccatcaagagcatagagaacgtgacgcccatatccacgaccgctttcagcccaactgctggaaaaattcatgggaccagccacgcttctcaagaaaccaaaaggataagaacatctggaaacctaaccagatatccaaaggtaatcagctgactcatccaagagcaacttgtgtgggtaagcgacaacaaaacccacctcagcaccactcagacatgcacagtgctgagtatgcacaagaacatgaccgcttaccattagaagacacggaacaagtcatggaacaactaagagagttccttcaagacaatttacatgcatatgaccacaaagttgagtcgtgctcgctgtgaccagcgacagaacggaaggccggtgatcatcTGGtccaccacatcagagatgacaagcacctgttcaacaacaacccagaacgaacaagtctttcacggccaactgttgatgaaaaatctgaggtactaaaggacatcacctcagtcactaacaaactgtcaaattaactccaagtaccacattccctgtctgtgcaacagcaaccaccagagaacagaaggtcagaaagtctgctacagccagaaggcatcacaagaagaatgcaacacaggagacaagttttgcaactcagcttcacacagccatg
This genomic window from Carassius gibelio isolate Cgi1373 ecotype wild population from Czech Republic chromosome A6, carGib1.2-hapl.c, whole genome shotgun sequence contains:
- the LOC128016243 gene encoding uncharacterized protein LOC128016243, which encodes MRPTQSSPHFTSGSQSLIQHFVVPPHIGFYSTQICVSLSSPQRANMPQTADPISHGEDVNIWLRGITDSLTPKTFELLLFLIIILILRRFLTQDSSQNNNHEELVKIMSSLSYAFTTQLKLSDKHITHLQEELTRAQRRIDKLEVKVQNQLKAPSEREQDTTEQVMKLLAALAAAQLDQQHTTAAQKDLVNRLQYAEQLLEKAKLDIRNKNSEISALKDHLERYRTEMDNLTQQLDDTNDELYMVRKELQNAYKHKQEPRKEKTLLASSLLSRAESHVQELAYDERSEGPQPKTSPAFATQPFPANERKPPVQGLEAAHGMTIKDLNKLSKNISRFNPNSTESPDIQAYLRDIEFHLEVRPHVTDRDWLYLLRATSSSEVRNFLDRQPIQTKSYYQRLREVLIKEFTDPESEQGLLTALETKQGRQETPQAYYNRLRQAYFGAHNSPDLEEDVNFKTLFLKNLHPGVSHHLGVMACPNSMTIQQLRDLTQKAYNKQKLASKKGNKTSTLLNSVNKDSSLALDDTQWHHNTRVFHQEHRERDAHIHDRFQPNCWKNSWDQPRFSRNQKDKNIWKPNQISKGNQLTHPRATCVGKRQQNPPQHHSDMHSAEYAQEHDRLPLEDTEQVMEQLREFLQDNLHAYDHKVESCSL